The following are from one region of the Edwardsiella tarda ATCC 15947 = NBRC 105688 genome:
- the ybfE gene encoding LexA regulated protein, with translation MAKEQTDRTTLDLFADERRPGRPKTNPLSREEQLRINKRNQLRRDRVKGLRRVELKMNEEAVAILNRLAHERNISRSELIEQMLLSQLPTHD, from the coding sequence ATGGCCAAAGAACAAACGGACCGCACGACGCTCGATCTGTTCGCGGATGAACGTCGTCCAGGTCGTCCTAAAACCAACCCGCTCTCCCGGGAAGAGCAGTTGCGGATCAATAAGCGTAACCAGCTGCGCCGCGATCGGGTCAAGGGGCTACGCCGCGTCGAGTTGAAGATGAACGAGGAGGCGGTAGCCATCCTCAATCGCCTGGCGCACGAGCGTAATATCAGCCGCAGCGAGCTGATCGAGCAGATGCTGCTCAGTCAGCTACCGACGCACGACTGA
- the fldA gene encoding flavodoxin FldA translates to MAIVGIFFGSDTGNTENIAKMIQKQLGKDVAEVHDIAKSSKEDLAAFDILLLGIPTWYYGEAQCDWDDFFPTLEEIDFSGKLVALFGCGDQEDYAEYFCDAMGTIRDLVEARGATLVGHWPTAGYHFEASKALVDNETFVGLAIDEDRQPELTAERVDAWVKQISAEMHLAEILG, encoded by the coding sequence ATGGCAATCGTAGGTATTTTCTTTGGCAGCGACACCGGCAACACGGAAAACATTGCTAAGATGATCCAGAAGCAACTGGGTAAAGACGTTGCGGAAGTTCATGACATTGCCAAAAGCAGCAAAGAAGATCTCGCCGCGTTCGACATTCTGCTGCTCGGTATCCCGACCTGGTACTACGGCGAGGCACAGTGTGATTGGGATGACTTCTTCCCCACCCTGGAAGAGATCGACTTCTCTGGCAAGCTGGTCGCCCTGTTTGGTTGCGGTGATCAGGAGGACTATGCCGAGTACTTCTGTGACGCGATGGGCACCATCCGCGATCTGGTCGAAGCGCGTGGCGCGACCCTGGTTGGGCACTGGCCGACCGCTGGTTACCACTTCGAGGCGTCCAAGGCGCTGGTGGATAACGAGACCTTCGTTGGCCTGGCCATCGATGAAGATCGCCAACCGGAACTGACCGCCGAGCGCGTCGACGCCTGGGTAAAACAGATCAGCGCCGAGATGCATCTGGCCGAGATCCTGGGTTAA
- the fur gene encoding ferric iron uptake transcriptional regulator has translation MTDNNIALKKAGLKVTLPRLKILEVLQDPVCHHVSAEELYKKLIDMGEEIGLATVYRVLNQFDDAGIVTRHNFEGGKSVFELTQQHHHDHLICLDCGKVIEFSDESIEKRQQEIAKKHGIQLTNHSLYLYGHCASGADGEGDCRNDESLHDEKA, from the coding sequence ATGACTGACAACAATATTGCGCTAAAGAAAGCTGGCCTGAAAGTCACGCTTCCCCGTCTCAAGATTCTGGAAGTACTGCAAGATCCCGTGTGTCATCATGTCAGTGCCGAAGAGTTATATAAGAAGCTGATCGATATGGGTGAGGAGATCGGTCTGGCCACGGTCTACCGTGTACTAAACCAGTTCGACGATGCAGGCATCGTCACCCGCCACAACTTCGAGGGCGGTAAGTCAGTCTTCGAACTGACCCAACAGCATCACCATGATCATCTGATCTGCCTGGATTGTGGCAAGGTGATCGAGTTTAGTGATGAGTCCATCGAGAAACGCCAGCAGGAGATCGCCAAGAAGCACGGCATCCAGCTGACCAACCACAGCCTCTATCTGTATGGTCACTGCGCTTCCGGGGCCGATGGCGAGGGCGACTGCCGTAACGACGAGTCGCTACATGACGAGAAGGCATAA
- the kdpE gene encoding two-component system response regulator KdpE — protein MTTTPITILIVEDEQAIRRFVRAALENEGWRVNEADGLQRGLIEAGTRQPDLIILDLGLPDGDGIEFIRDLRRWSAIPLIVLSARSDEADKIAALDAGAEDFLSKPFGIGELLARVRVALRRHTRQQQESPLVCFGEVQVDLLQRSVTRAGESLHLTPIEFRLLAELIANSGKVLTQRQLLNSVWGPNYVEHSHYLRIYMGHLRQKLELEPARPRHLLTETGVGYRFMP, from the coding sequence GTGACCACGACCCCGATAACCATCCTGATCGTCGAAGACGAACAAGCCATCCGCCGCTTCGTGCGCGCCGCCCTGGAAAACGAGGGGTGGCGAGTTAACGAGGCCGACGGCCTACAACGCGGTTTGATCGAGGCGGGCACTCGCCAACCCGATCTGATCATCCTCGATCTCGGCCTACCGGATGGCGATGGGATCGAGTTTATTCGTGATCTGCGCCGCTGGAGCGCCATTCCGTTGATCGTGTTGTCGGCTCGCAGCGACGAGGCCGACAAGATCGCGGCGCTGGACGCCGGGGCGGAGGACTTTCTCAGTAAGCCATTCGGCATCGGCGAATTACTGGCACGTGTACGCGTCGCCCTACGGCGCCATACGCGCCAGCAGCAGGAGAGTCCATTGGTTTGCTTCGGCGAGGTGCAAGTCGATCTGCTACAACGCAGCGTGACACGCGCCGGCGAGTCGCTACACCTGACCCCGATCGAGTTCCGTCTGCTGGCCGAGCTGATCGCCAACAGCGGCAAGGTGTTAACGCAACGCCAGTTACTCAACAGCGTCTGGGGACCCAACTACGTCGAGCATAGCCACTATCTGCGCATCTATATGGGGCATCTACGCCAGAAGCTAGAGCTGGAGCCGGCGCGCCCGCGCCATCTCCTCACCGAAACCGGCGTCGGTTACCGTTTTATGCCCTGA
- the kdpD gene encoding two-component system sensor histidine kinase KdpD, which produces MVDDEQRPDPDALLAQVGEPARGKLKIFFGACAGVGKTYAMLQEAQRLRTQGLDVLIGVVETHGRSETAALLDGLERLPAKRIHHRGRQLREFDLDRALSRAPALILMDELAHTNAPGSRHPKRWQDVEELLVAGIDVLTTVNVQHLESLNDVVGNVTGVQVRETVPDRLFDAASEVVLVDLPPDDLRQRLKEGKVYIPGQAERAIENFFRKGNLIALRELALRRTADRVDEQMREFRSGPGGSRVWHTRDALLLCIGHCADNDKLVRTAARLATRLGCVWHAVYVETPRLHRLPESERRAILRSMRLAQELGAETATLSDPAPERAILRYAREHNLGKIVIGRRQRETRRLSWPTARFADRLARLGPDLDLLIVAVEERPVGPRENDPRPFGERWRVQIRGFMVAAALCALISLLGKLLLPTFDQVNLVMIYLLGVALVALFFGRWPSVFAACISVASFDLFFIQPQWSFAVSDVQYLVTFGVMLIVGILIGNLTAGMRYQARVARYREQRAHHLYEMSKALGNALNQEAVIRSSCASLNHSFGARTTLLLPDAEGQLHCHQGDEAGVANVDLAIAQWCRDRGQPAGAGTDTLPGVPYQLLPLSSTQTTYGVLAIEPANLRQLMVPEQQRLLQTYSVLIANALERLHLAHSAAAARLEAEREQLRNSLLAALSHDLRTPLTVLFGQAEILTLDLASENSVHAPQAGEIRQQILNTSRLVNNLLDMARLQSGGFRLRQEWQSLEEIVGSALHTLEPMLAAHPLHLHLPPDLPLVYCDGALLERVLQNLLENAGKYAGGTAAITISACVTAEGLEVEVSDDGNGIANAQRQQIFNKFTRGDKESAIPGVGLGLAICRAIIEVHGGKIWLECPPDGGAHFHFTLPLQAAPEIEPETDVEMTDQS; this is translated from the coding sequence ATGGTTGATGATGAACAGCGCCCCGATCCCGACGCCCTGCTGGCACAGGTCGGCGAGCCGGCGCGCGGCAAACTCAAGATCTTCTTCGGTGCCTGCGCCGGTGTCGGGAAAACCTATGCCATGCTCCAGGAGGCGCAGCGTCTGCGCACCCAGGGACTGGATGTGCTGATCGGCGTCGTCGAGACCCATGGGCGCAGCGAGACGGCCGCCCTGCTCGACGGGCTGGAACGCTTGCCGGCCAAGCGCATTCATCATCGTGGCCGTCAGTTGCGTGAGTTTGACCTCGACCGGGCGTTGAGCCGTGCGCCAGCACTGATCCTGATGGATGAGCTGGCGCACACCAACGCCCCCGGTTCACGCCATCCCAAGCGCTGGCAGGATGTCGAGGAGCTGTTAGTAGCGGGCATCGATGTGCTGACCACCGTCAACGTACAGCACCTGGAGAGCCTGAACGACGTGGTCGGTAACGTCACCGGAGTTCAGGTGCGAGAGACGGTACCCGATCGGCTATTCGATGCCGCCAGTGAGGTGGTACTGGTCGATCTGCCACCGGACGATCTGCGCCAGCGCCTCAAGGAGGGCAAGGTCTACATCCCCGGCCAGGCCGAGCGCGCTATCGAGAACTTTTTCCGCAAGGGGAACCTGATCGCCCTGCGCGAACTAGCGCTGCGTCGCACCGCCGACCGGGTCGACGAGCAAATGCGGGAGTTCCGCAGCGGCCCGGGAGGCAGCCGAGTCTGGCATACTCGCGATGCCCTGCTGCTGTGCATCGGTCACTGCGCCGACAACGACAAGCTGGTGCGCACCGCCGCACGTCTGGCCACGCGCCTCGGTTGCGTCTGGCATGCGGTCTATGTTGAAACGCCACGACTTCATCGCTTGCCGGAAAGCGAGCGACGCGCCATCCTGCGTAGCATGCGCCTGGCACAGGAGTTGGGGGCAGAGACCGCCACCCTCTCCGATCCGGCCCCAGAGCGCGCGATTCTACGCTATGCCCGCGAGCATAACCTCGGGAAGATCGTCATCGGCCGCCGCCAACGCGAGACACGACGACTCTCTTGGCCTACGGCCCGCTTCGCCGATCGACTGGCACGCCTCGGCCCCGATCTCGATCTACTGATCGTCGCGGTGGAGGAGCGCCCCGTGGGCCCCCGCGAGAACGATCCCCGTCCCTTCGGGGAGCGCTGGCGCGTACAGATCCGTGGCTTTATGGTCGCCGCGGCGCTGTGCGCCCTGATCTCGCTACTCGGTAAGCTGCTACTCCCCACCTTCGATCAGGTTAACTTGGTGATGATCTACCTGCTCGGCGTGGCGCTGGTGGCGCTCTTCTTCGGCCGCTGGCCCTCGGTGTTCGCCGCCTGTATCAGCGTCGCCAGCTTCGATCTGTTCTTCATTCAACCGCAATGGTCGTTCGCCGTCAGCGACGTCCAGTATCTGGTCACCTTCGGGGTGATGTTGATCGTCGGCATCCTGATCGGCAACCTCACCGCAGGCATGCGCTATCAGGCGCGCGTGGCGCGTTACCGCGAGCAACGCGCCCACCATCTGTATGAGATGTCCAAGGCGCTGGGCAATGCCCTCAACCAAGAAGCGGTAATCCGCAGTAGCTGTGCCTCGCTCAACCACAGCTTCGGCGCCCGTACTACCCTGCTGTTACCCGATGCGGAAGGCCAGTTGCATTGCCATCAGGGGGATGAGGCCGGGGTCGCCAACGTCGATCTGGCCATCGCCCAGTGGTGCCGCGATCGCGGCCAACCCGCCGGTGCCGGTACCGATACCCTACCCGGCGTCCCCTATCAGCTGTTACCGCTCTCCAGCACCCAGACCACCTACGGGGTGCTGGCTATCGAGCCCGCGAATCTGCGTCAGCTGATGGTGCCGGAGCAACAACGCCTATTGCAGACTTACAGCGTCCTGATCGCCAACGCGCTGGAGCGTTTACATTTGGCGCATAGCGCGGCGGCGGCGCGCCTGGAGGCCGAACGCGAGCAACTGCGTAACTCACTACTGGCCGCGCTCTCACACGATCTCCGCACCCCGCTGACGGTACTCTTCGGTCAGGCGGAGATCCTCACCCTGGATCTGGCCAGCGAAAACTCCGTTCATGCCCCGCAGGCTGGTGAGATCCGCCAACAGATCCTCAATACCTCGCGCCTGGTCAACAACCTGTTGGATATGGCGCGTCTTCAATCCGGCGGCTTCCGCCTACGCCAGGAGTGGCAATCCCTGGAGGAGATCGTCGGCAGCGCCCTACACACCCTGGAACCGATGCTGGCCGCCCATCCGCTACACCTTCACCTGCCGCCAGATCTACCGCTGGTCTACTGTGACGGGGCGCTGCTCGAACGGGTGTTGCAGAATCTGCTGGAGAACGCCGGGAAATACGCGGGGGGCACCGCAGCCATCACCATCAGCGCGTGCGTCACGGCGGAGGGGCTGGAAGTCGAGGTCAGTGATGATGGCAATGGCATCGCCAACGCGCAACGCCAGCAGATCTTCAACAAGTTCACCCGTGGCGATAAGGAATCCGCCATCCCCGGCGTCGGTTTGGGGTTAGCGATTTGTCGTGCCATTATTGAGGTACACGGTGGTAAAATCTGGCTGGAATGCCCGCCAGACGGCGGTGCCCATTTTCACTTTACGCTACCGTTGCAAGCCGCACCGGAGATTGAACCGGAAACCGATGTGGAGATGACAGATCAATCGTGA
- the kdpC gene encoding potassium-transporting ATPase subunit KdpC, whose product MTQPLLRPTLVMMLVLTLITGILYPLLTTALAQLMFPWQANGSLLQRDGRPVGSALIGQSFQRDDYFWPRPSATADHPYNALASGGSNLAVSNPLLTRTLAERAAQLRQRDPLEPYSEALPVDLLTSSASGLDPDISPQAAYYQAARVAAARSLALSRVEALIAELQRDSWPAFIGRPTVNVLALNLALDRLSSEATPRLR is encoded by the coding sequence ATGACACAGCCCTTACTACGCCCCACCCTGGTCATGATGCTGGTGCTTACCCTGATCACCGGTATTCTCTATCCCCTGTTAACCACGGCGCTGGCACAGTTGATGTTCCCCTGGCAGGCCAACGGCTCGCTGCTGCAACGCGACGGGCGCCCGGTCGGATCGGCGCTGATCGGTCAATCCTTCCAGCGTGATGACTATTTTTGGCCGCGCCCCTCGGCGACCGCCGACCACCCCTACAACGCCCTGGCCTCCGGCGGCAGCAACCTGGCGGTCAGCAACCCGCTGTTGACCCGCACCCTGGCCGAGCGCGCCGCGCAGCTGCGTCAGCGCGATCCGCTGGAGCCCTACAGCGAGGCGTTACCGGTCGATCTGCTCACCAGCTCTGCCAGCGGCCTCGACCCCGATATTTCGCCGCAGGCGGCCTACTATCAGGCGGCGCGCGTCGCCGCGGCGCGTAGTCTCGCGCTGAGCCGCGTCGAGGCACTGATCGCCGAGCTGCAGCGCGACAGCTGGCCGGCCTTCATCGGTCGGCCGACGGTCAACGTCTTGGCGCTCAATCTGGCGCTGGATCGGCTATCATCGGAGGCAACACCCCGCTTACGCTAA
- the seqA gene encoding replication initiation negative regulator SeqA, with amino-acid sequence MKTIEVDEELYRYIASHTQRIGESASDILRRLLKVGMENKTANVAAPLPVAPLAIRAPQPQDRVRSVRELLLSDEYAEQNRAVGRFMLVLTTLYHIDAEGFAAATDALHGRTRVYFAGDRNTLLQSGNHTKPKQVPDTPYWVITNTNSGRKRAMIEHIMQAMQFPGELIEKVCGTI; translated from the coding sequence ATGAAAACGATTGAAGTCGATGAGGAGCTTTACCGCTATATTGCCAGCCACACCCAGCGTATTGGCGAGAGTGCTTCCGACATTCTGCGCCGGCTGTTGAAGGTCGGCATGGAGAATAAGACGGCCAACGTCGCCGCCCCGCTCCCGGTAGCCCCCCTGGCTATTCGCGCGCCGCAACCGCAGGATCGCGTGCGTAGCGTGCGCGAATTGCTGTTGTCGGACGAATACGCAGAACAGAACAGAGCGGTCGGCCGCTTCATGCTGGTGTTGACCACGCTCTACCATATTGACGCCGAAGGGTTTGCGGCGGCAACGGATGCCCTGCATGGGCGCACCCGCGTCTACTTTGCCGGCGATAGGAACACGCTGTTGCAGAGTGGCAACCACACGAAACCCAAGCAAGTCCCCGACACCCCTTATTGGGTGATCACCAATACCAACTCGGGTCGTAAGCGCGCCATGATTGAACATATCATGCAAGCGATGCAGTTCCCTGGGGAGCTGATCGAGAAAGTTTGCGGCACAATCTAA
- a CDS encoding alpha/beta fold hydrolase, translating to MILHLNHQLHPAQQTRRYPPLLLIHGLFGSLDNLGLLARELKRDRDVLQVDLRNHGLSGHTPQMSYDLMAEDLAALIAHYDLAPMDIIGHSMGGKAAMRLALRHPQQVRRLAVLDMAPVAYPTRRHDAVFAALYAVEEAAVETRPQAAAILRRYLQSEGVVQFLLKSFHRGQWRFNLTALDQHYPAILGWDEQPPHPGDTLFIKGADSPYLLDDYRPAILRQFPHARAHVIYGTGHWLHAEQPEKVLHVLHRFLDTPDEASR from the coding sequence ATGATCCTACACCTGAACCACCAGCTGCATCCTGCACAACAGACGCGACGTTATCCTCCGTTGCTACTGATCCACGGACTCTTTGGCTCCTTGGACAATTTAGGGCTACTCGCGCGCGAACTGAAACGCGACCGCGACGTGTTGCAGGTCGACTTACGTAATCATGGTCTCTCCGGCCACACCCCACAGATGAGTTACGATCTGATGGCCGAGGATCTTGCCGCGCTGATCGCCCATTACGATCTGGCACCGATGGACATCATCGGCCACTCGATGGGCGGCAAGGCGGCGATGCGTCTGGCGTTACGCCATCCGCAGCAGGTGCGCCGCCTGGCGGTGCTGGACATGGCCCCGGTCGCCTACCCGACTCGCCGCCACGATGCGGTCTTCGCCGCCCTCTATGCGGTAGAGGAGGCCGCCGTCGAGACACGCCCGCAGGCCGCCGCAATCCTGCGCCGCTATCTCCAGTCGGAGGGCGTGGTGCAGTTCCTGCTGAAATCCTTCCATCGCGGCCAATGGCGCTTTAACCTGACGGCACTAGACCAGCACTACCCCGCCATCCTCGGCTGGGATGAGCAACCGCCCCATCCGGGCGATACACTGTTTATCAAGGGTGCCGACTCCCCCTACCTGCTCGATGACTACCGTCCGGCGATCCTGCGCCAATTTCCCCATGCCCGCGCCCATGTCATCTATGGTACCGGTCATTGGTTGCACGCCGAACAGCCGGAAAAGGTACTCCATGTGCTGCATCGCTTCCTCGATACCCCTGACGAGGCGTCGCGATAA
- the kdpB gene encoding potassium-transporting ATPase subunit KdpB, whose protein sequence is MSHQQRALFDPALLKTALRDALRKLDPRVQWRNPVMFVVYLGSLLTSFIWLMILSGHTDGSAAFTGSLAVWLWFTVLFANLAEALAEGRSKAQAESLKGVKKSGWAKKLQQAQYGAPWQKVAAESLRKGDVVLVEAGDTLPCDGEVLEGGASVDESAITGESAPVIRESGGDFSSVTGGTRVLSDWLVVQCSVNPGETFLDRMIAMVEGAKRRKTPNEIALTILLIALTLVFLLACATLYPFSLFGAQVSQMGSPVTVTVLVALLVCLIPTTIGGLLSAIGVAGMSRMLGANVIATSGRAVEAAGDVDVLLLDKTGTITLGNRQASEFLPVNGVSEQQLASAAQLASLADETPEGRSIVVLAKQRFNLRERDLHSLNATFVPFSAQTRMSGVNIQGRMIRKGSVDAIRRYVESADGHFPRAVDETVERVARSGATPLVVAEDACILGVVALKDIVKGGIKERFAELRRMGIKTVMITGDNRLTAAAIAAEAGVDDFLAEATPEAKLALIRQYQAEGRLVAMTGDGTNDAPALAQADVAVAMNSGTQAAKEAGNMVDLDSNPTKLIEVVHIGKQMLMTRGSLTTFSIANDVAKYFAIIPAAFAATYPQLNRLNVMHLSSPSSAIMSAVIFNALIIVFLIPLALRGVSYRPLSAGALLRRNLWIYGVGGLVVPFIGIKLIDLLLTLCGLA, encoded by the coding sequence ATGAGTCATCAACAGCGAGCCTTGTTCGACCCCGCTCTGCTCAAGACCGCGTTACGGGACGCCCTGCGCAAACTGGACCCACGCGTACAATGGCGTAACCCGGTGATGTTCGTCGTCTACCTGGGCAGCCTGCTAACCAGCTTTATCTGGTTGATGATCCTCAGTGGTCATACCGACGGCAGCGCCGCCTTCACCGGCAGCCTGGCTGTCTGGTTATGGTTTACCGTACTCTTCGCCAACCTGGCCGAGGCCTTGGCCGAGGGGCGCAGCAAGGCGCAGGCCGAGAGCTTAAAAGGCGTGAAGAAGAGCGGTTGGGCCAAGAAACTGCAACAGGCGCAGTATGGCGCACCATGGCAGAAGGTGGCCGCCGAGAGCCTGCGTAAAGGTGACGTGGTGCTGGTCGAGGCGGGTGATACCCTACCCTGCGACGGCGAAGTCCTGGAGGGCGGCGCCTCGGTCGACGAAAGCGCCATCACCGGCGAGTCCGCACCGGTCATCCGCGAGTCGGGCGGCGACTTCTCCTCCGTCACCGGCGGGACGCGGGTCCTCTCCGACTGGCTGGTGGTGCAGTGTAGCGTCAACCCCGGCGAAACCTTTCTCGATCGCATGATCGCCATGGTGGAGGGCGCCAAGCGACGCAAGACCCCCAACGAGATCGCCCTGACCATCCTGCTGATCGCCCTGACGCTGGTATTCCTGCTGGCTTGCGCCACCCTGTATCCCTTCTCACTCTTCGGGGCCCAGGTCAGCCAGATGGGGAGTCCGGTCACCGTCACGGTGCTGGTGGCGCTGCTGGTCTGCCTGATCCCCACCACCATCGGCGGTCTGCTCTCGGCTATCGGTGTCGCCGGCATGAGCCGCATGCTGGGTGCCAACGTCATCGCCACCAGCGGACGAGCCGTCGAGGCCGCTGGCGATGTCGACGTGCTGCTGCTGGATAAGACCGGTACCATCACCCTCGGTAACCGCCAGGCCTCCGAGTTCCTGCCGGTCAATGGGGTCAGTGAGCAACAATTAGCCAGCGCCGCCCAACTGGCTTCACTGGCGGATGAGACCCCGGAAGGGCGTAGCATCGTCGTACTGGCCAAGCAGCGCTTTAACCTGCGGGAACGCGATCTGCACAGCCTGAATGCCACCTTCGTCCCCTTCTCCGCCCAGACACGCATGAGCGGGGTCAACATCCAGGGGCGCATGATCCGTAAAGGCTCCGTCGATGCGATTCGCCGTTATGTTGAATCGGCCGACGGTCACTTCCCGCGCGCCGTAGATGAGACCGTCGAGCGCGTCGCTCGCAGCGGGGCGACCCCCTTAGTGGTGGCCGAAGATGCCTGCATCCTGGGGGTGGTGGCGCTCAAAGATATCGTCAAGGGGGGGATCAAGGAGCGCTTCGCCGAGCTGCGCCGCATGGGGATCAAGACGGTGATGATCACCGGCGATAACCGGCTGACCGCCGCCGCCATCGCCGCCGAAGCCGGGGTAGACGACTTCCTGGCCGAGGCGACACCGGAAGCCAAACTGGCGCTGATCCGCCAATATCAGGCCGAAGGCCGCTTGGTGGCGATGACCGGTGACGGTACCAACGACGCCCCGGCGCTGGCCCAGGCCGACGTGGCCGTGGCGATGAACTCCGGCACCCAGGCCGCCAAGGAGGCGGGCAACATGGTCGATCTGGACTCCAACCCGACCAAACTGATCGAGGTGGTACATATCGGCAAGCAGATGCTGATGACGCGTGGCTCGTTGACCACCTTTAGCATCGCCAACGACGTGGCGAAATACTTCGCCATCATCCCGGCCGCCTTCGCCGCCACCTATCCGCAACTGAATCGACTAAACGTGATGCACCTCAGTTCGCCCTCCTCGGCCATCATGTCGGCGGTGATCTTCAACGCCCTGATCATCGTCTTCCTGATCCCCCTCGCGTTACGCGGCGTGAGTTACCGCCCGCTGAGCGCCGGGGCGCTGTTGCGCCGTAACCTGTGGATCTATGGCGTGGGCGGACTGGTGGTGCCCTTTATCGGCATCAAGCTGATCGATCTGTTATTAACCCTATGCGGCCTGGCTTAA
- the pgm gene encoding phosphoglucomutase (alpha-D-glucose-1,6-bisphosphate-dependent), with the protein MANHPRAGQPARQSDLINVAQLVAQYYSLRPQVDNPAHAVKFGTSGHRGSAQRQSFNEAHILAIAQAIAEVRKANGVTGPCFVGKDTHALSEPAFISVLEVLSANGVEVVVQENNGFTPTPAVSHAILTHNRHGGALADGIVITPSHNPPEDGGIKYNPTNGGPADTNLTQVIEQRANQLLAADLAGVKRLTLAAAWRSGQIHARDLVQPYVEDLRDIVDMPAIQRAGLKLGVDPLGGSGIEYWQRIGEHYGLDLTLVNDHIDQTFRFMHLDHDGVIRMDCSSESAMAGLLALRDRFDLAFANDPDYDRHGIVTPAGLMNPNHYLAVAIDYLFRHRPQWGAEVAVGKTLVSSAMIDRVVKALDRRLVEVPVGFKWFVDGLFDGSLGFGGEESAGASFLRFNGTPWSTDKDGIILCLLAAEITAQTGKNPQQHYAALAERFGSPSYNRLQAPATHAQKAALSRLSPEMVQADRLAGDPITARLTRAPGNDAPIGGLKIMTDNGWFAARPSGTEEAYKIYCESFLGAEHRQRIEKEAVDIVSAVLANA; encoded by the coding sequence ATGGCAAATCACCCGCGCGCCGGGCAGCCTGCCCGGCAGAGCGATTTGATCAATGTGGCTCAGCTGGTTGCACAGTATTACAGCCTGCGTCCGCAGGTGGATAATCCGGCTCATGCCGTGAAGTTTGGTACCTCCGGCCACCGGGGGAGCGCTCAGCGCCAGAGCTTCAATGAGGCACATATCCTGGCCATCGCCCAGGCCATCGCCGAGGTGCGTAAGGCCAATGGCGTCACCGGCCCCTGCTTCGTTGGTAAGGATACCCATGCCCTTTCCGAGCCGGCCTTTATCAGCGTGCTGGAGGTATTGAGCGCGAATGGCGTCGAGGTGGTGGTGCAGGAGAACAATGGCTTCACGCCGACGCCCGCGGTGTCGCATGCCATTCTGACGCATAATCGCCACGGCGGCGCGCTGGCCGACGGGATTGTCATCACCCCTTCTCATAATCCTCCGGAAGATGGCGGCATCAAATACAACCCAACCAACGGCGGTCCGGCTGACACCAACCTGACTCAGGTGATCGAGCAGCGCGCGAATCAGCTGTTGGCCGCGGATCTGGCGGGCGTGAAGCGCCTGACCCTGGCGGCCGCCTGGCGCAGTGGGCAGATCCATGCGCGCGATCTGGTACAGCCTTATGTCGAAGATTTGCGTGATATCGTCGACATGCCGGCCATCCAGCGTGCCGGGCTGAAGCTGGGTGTCGATCCGCTCGGTGGCTCCGGCATCGAGTATTGGCAGCGTATCGGCGAGCATTACGGTCTGGATCTGACCCTGGTCAACGACCATATCGATCAGACCTTCCGTTTCATGCACCTGGACCACGATGGCGTGATCCGTATGGATTGCTCCTCCGAGAGCGCCATGGCGGGTCTGTTGGCGTTGCGTGACCGTTTCGATCTGGCCTTTGCCAACGATCCGGACTACGACCGCCACGGCATCGTGACGCCTGCCGGATTGATGAACCCGAACCACTATCTGGCCGTTGCCATCGACTACCTGTTCCGTCATCGCCCGCAGTGGGGGGCCGAGGTTGCCGTCGGTAAGACCCTGGTCTCCAGCGCGATGATCGATCGAGTGGTCAAGGCGCTCGATCGCCGTCTGGTCGAGGTTCCGGTCGGCTTCAAGTGGTTCGTCGATGGCTTATTTGATGGCAGTCTGGGCTTTGGCGGAGAAGAGAGCGCCGGTGCCTCCTTCTTGCGCTTCAACGGTACGCCGTGGTCCACTGATAAGGATGGCATCATCCTGTGTCTGCTGGCGGCGGAGATCACCGCACAGACCGGTAAGAATCCACAGCAACACTACGCTGCGCTGGCTGAGCGTTTCGGCTCACCGAGTTATAACCGCCTGCAAGCGCCGGCGACGCATGCCCAGAAGGCCGCCTTGTCTCGCCTCTCTCCCGAGATGGTGCAGGCCGATCGGTTGGCCGGCGACCCGATCACCGCACGCTTGACCCGTGCGCCGGGTAACGATGCGCCGATCGGGGGGCTGAAGATCATGACCGACAACGGGTGGTTCGCTGCGCGTCCTTCCGGTACCGAGGAAGCTTACAAGATTTACTGTGAAAGCTTCTTGGGGGCAGAGCATCGCCAACGTATTGAGAAAGAGGCGGTCGATATTGTTAGCGCCGTATTGGCTAACGCCTAA